Proteins co-encoded in one Micropterus dolomieu isolate WLL.071019.BEF.003 ecotype Adirondacks linkage group LG19, ASM2129224v1, whole genome shotgun sequence genomic window:
- the LOC123958109 gene encoding protocadherin alpha-3-like, producing the protein MGNEKYAWIHIVALLCLCERSASQLSYSISEEVNKGTVVGNIAKDVNVNVQELETRDLRIVSSYSKRYFDVNLRTGNIFVNERINREELCPNTAQCTLKIQAVLSNPMNVHRIEVSVLDINDNSPEFLEQSYSLNISESMSPGERYLLPIAVDADIGSNSVKTYKLSQNEHFSLDLQSSGDHGVSAELVLQKALDREKQPVITLVLTAVDGGKPARSGSLQINVNVLDVNDNTPIFSKSLYKVRVRENTPYGTVVIKLNATDLDEGMNSKIMYSLIKRGNIDPSNMFDLNAETGEITVKGTLDYEETPAYEVRVQAMDQGNFPRSAHAKLLIEIIDVNDNAPVISVTSLMTPVKEDAELGTIVALVTVSDKDGGNNGVTNCKVIGSVPFKLKSNYKNDYSLVVDGPLDRENTSLYNITVTATDEGNPPLSSFRVITVHVSDVNDNAPRFMEPLINVYVKENSPIGSVIYTINAFDPDTDTNAKLAYTLLDSYPKNIPITSVLNINSETGDIVSLQSFNYEELKTFQFKVQATDSGVPPLSSNVTVNVCILDENDNSPAILAPYSEHGSVNSESIPYSAEAGYFVAKIRAVDADSGYNALLSYHLSEPKGNNLFRIGTSTGEIRTKRRMSDNDLKTHPLVVLVSDNGEPSLSSTVSIDVVVVESTADIQTQFRHVPIKEESFSDLNLYLLIAIVSVSVIFLLSLISLIAVKCHRTDGSFSRYSAPMITTHPDGSWSYSKATQQYDVCFSSDTLKSDVVVFPAPFPPVDAELISINGGDTFTRTQTLPNKDKVGYIL; encoded by the exons ATGGGAAACGAGAAGTATGCCTGGATTCATATTGTTGCACTGCTGTGTCTTTGTGAACGGTCTGCTTCGCAATTATCTTACTCCATTTCCGAGGAGGTGAACAAAGGCACCGTGGTGGGGAATATTGCAAAGGATGTGAACGTGAATGTACAGGAACTAGAGACCAGGGATCTACGTATTGTTTCGAGTTACAGTAAGAGATATTTTGACGTGAATTTGCGGACCGGGAATATCTTTGTTAACGAGAGGATAAACAGAGAAGAGCTGTGTCCTAACACGGCACAATGCACCCTCAAAATACAGGCTGTTTTAAGCAATCCAATGAATGTACACCGCATTGAGGTCAGTGTTTTAGACATAAATGATAACTCGCCAGAATTCCTTGAACAGTCGTATTCGTTAAACATCTCCGAGTCGATGTCACCGGGGGAGAGATATCTTCTCCCAATAGCAGTGGATGCGGACATAGGCAGCAACTCGGTGAAGACTTACAAGCTGAGCCAAAATGAACATTTCTCTCTTGATTTACAGAGCAGCGGAGATCACGGTGTGTCTGCTGAGTTAGTGCTGCAGAAAGCTTTAGATCGAGAGAAACAGCCCGTTATTACACTCGTGCTGACCGCTGTAGATGGAGGAAAACCTGCTAGATCAGGGTCAttgcaaataaatgttaatgttttagaTGTGAATGATAATACACCAATATTCAGCAAATCGCTCTATAAAGTGCGTGTGCGTGAAAACACACCATACGGAACAGTGGTAATAAAGCTAAATGCAACAGATTTAGACGAGGGAATGAACAGTAAGATAATGTATTCATTGATCAAACGAGGAAATATTGATCCATCAAATATGTTTGATCTAAATGCAGAAACAGGAGAAATCACTGTGAAGGGTACATTAGATTACGAAGAGACGCCTGCTTATGAAGTCAGAGTTCAAGCTATGGATCAAGGCAATTTTCCTCGTAGTGCACATGCTAAACTTCTGATAGAGATAATTGATGTGAATGACAATGCCCCAGTAATATCGGTGACGTCACTCATGACCCCGGTAAAAGAAGACGCAGAACTGGGGACAATAGTTGCTTTGGTTACAGTGAGTGATAAAGATGGAGGAAACAACGGTGTAACTAACTGTAAGGTAATTGGGTCTGTTCCGTTTAAACTGAAGTCCAACTATAAAAATGACTATTCATTAGTAGTAGATGGACCACTGGACAGAGAAAACACGTCTCTTTACAATATCACCGTTACAGCCACAGATGAAGGAAATCCGCCTCTGTCCAGTTTCAGGGTCATTACTGTTCACGTTTCTGATGTTAATGATAACGCACCTCGATTTATGGAGCCTTTGATTAATGTTTATGTGAAAGAAAACAGTCCAATCGGCTCTGttatttatacaataaatgcaTTTGATCCTGATACGGACACTAATGCAAAGCTGGCTTACACATTGTTAGATAGTTATCCAAAAAATATtccaataacttcagttttaaaCATTAACTCAGAGACTGGAGATATAGTCAGCCTGCAGTCTTTTAACTACGAGGAGTTAAAGACGTTCCAGTTTAAAGTTCAG GCCACAGACTCTGGTGTTCCTCCGCTCAGCAGCAACGTGACTGTGAACGTTTGTATCCTGGATGAGAATGACAACAGTCCCGCGATCCTCGCGCCCTATTCTGAGCACGGCTCCGTTAACAGTGAGAGCATCCCCTATTCTGCTGAAGCGGGATACTTTGTGGCAAAGATCAGGGCTGTAGACGCAGACTCTGGATACAACGCGCTGCTTTCTTATCACCTGTCTGAGCCCAAAGGAAACAACCTCTTCCGGATCGGAACCAGCACCGGGGAGATCAGGACTAAGAGGAGGATGAGTGACAATGACCTGAAAACTCACCCCTTGGTGGTGCTGGTTTCTGATAACGGAGAGCCCTCCCTGTCATCTACTGTGTCTATTGATGTGGTGGTGGTTGAAAGCACAGCTGACATCCAGACTCAGTTCAGACATGTGCCCATAAAGGAGGAGAGCTTCTCTGATTTGAACCTGTATCTGCTGATCGCCATTGTGTCGGTGTCAGTGATCTTTCTGCTGAGCCTCATCAGTTTAATAGCTGTGAAATGCCACAGGACAGACGGCAGTTTCAGCAGGTACAGCGCCCCAATGATCACCACCCACCCTGACGGGAGCTGGTCTTACTCTAAAGCTACTCAGCAGTATGACGTGTGTTTCAGCTCCGACACACTGAAGAGTGACGTAGTGGTTTTCCCCGCACCGTTTCCGCCTGTAGATGCGGAGCTGATCAGTATAAACGGAGGAGACACTTTCACCAGAACTCAGACTTTACCTAACAAAGACAAGGTAGgatatattttgtaa
- the LOC123958204 gene encoding protocadherin alpha-10-like, whose product MIKANVDYEENKAFEIRVEVNDKGQPPMSAHCKVLVEVNDENDHAPEITVTPLLNTVKEDADVGTAIALVSIVDKDGGKNGDVKCKILNEVPFKLETNYKNYYSLVVDGALDREIASSYNVTILANDEGTPRLSNTSVITIHVSDVNDNPPRFSEAVVNVYVKENNKVGVIIKTVSASDADIAHNSQVKYSFLQTDSNSLPLSTMININSETGDIVSLQSFNYEELKTFQFKVQATDSGVPPLSSNVTVYVCILDENDNSPAILAPYSEHGSVNSESIPYSAEAGYFVAKIRAVDADSGYNALLSYHLSEPKGNNLFRIGTSTGEIRTKRRMSDNDLKTHPLVVLVSDNGEPSLSATVSIDVVVVESTADIQTQFRHVPIKEESFSDLNLYLLIAIVSVSVIFLLSLISLIAVKCHRTDGSFSSSDTMKSDVVVFPAPFPPVDAELISINGGDTFTRTQTLPNKDKSSVHASLHVP is encoded by the exons ATGATCAAAGCTAATGTCGATTATGAGGAAAATAAAGCCTTCGAGATCCGTGTAGAAGTAAACGATAAGGGTCAGCCACCAATGTCTGCACACTGTAAAGTGCTGGTAGAAGTAAATGATGAGAATGACCATGCCCCTGAGATCACTGTAACGCCATTGTTAAATACAGTGAAAGAGGACGCTGACGTAGGTACTGCTATTGCACTTGTGTCAATTGTCGACAAAGATGGTGGCAAAAACGGCgatgtgaaatgtaaaatcttaaatgaGGTTCCATTTAAACTAGAGACAAACTACAAAAACTATTATTCTCTAGTTGTTGACGGGGCTCTTGACAGAGAAATTGCCTCCAGCTACAACGTCACCATATTAGCTAACGATGAGGGGACCCCTCGCCTCTCCAACACGAGTGTTATTACTATTCACGTTTCTGATGTAAATGACAACCCGCCTCGTTTCTCAGAAGCAGTGGTCAATGTTTACgtgaaagaaaacaataaagtCGGGGTAATTATTAAAACGGTCTCTGCATCTGATGCTGACATTGCCCATAACAGCCAGGTGAAATATTCATTTTTACAAACTGACAGTAACTCACTGCCACTCTCGACAATGATTAACATTAACTCAGAGACTGGAGATATAGTCAGCCTGCAGTCTTTTAACTACGAGGAGTTAAAGACGTTCCAGTTTAAAGTTCAGGCCACAGACTCTGGTGTTCCTCCGCTCAGCAGCAACGTGACTGTGTACGTTTGTATCCTGGATGAGAATGACAACAGTCCCGCGATCCTCGCGCCTTATTCTGAGCACGGCTCCGTTAACAGTGAGAGCATCCCCTATTCTGCTGAAGCGGGATACTTTGTGGCAAAGATCAGGGCTGTAGACGCAGACTCTGGATACAACGCGCTGCTTTCTTATCACCTGTCTGAGCCCAAAGGAAACAACCTCTTCCGGATCGGAACCAGCACCGGGGAGATCAGGACTAAGAGGAGAATGAGTGACAATGACCTGAAAACTCACCCCTTGGTGGTGCTGGTTTCTGATAACGGAGAGCCCTCCCTGTCAGCTACTGTGTCTATTGATGTGGTGGTGGTTGAAAGCACAGCTGACATCCAGACTCAGTTCAGACATGTGCCCATAAAGGAGGAGAGCTTTTCTGATTTGAACCTGTATCTGCTGATCGCCATTGTGTCGGTGTCAGTGATCTTTCTGCTGAGCCTCATCAGTTTAATAGCTGTGAAATGCCACAGGACAGACGGCAGTTTCAGCAG CTCCGACACAATGAAGAGTGACGTAGTGGTTTTCCCCGCACCGTTTCCGCCTGTAGATGCGGAGCTGATCAGTATAAACGGAGGAGACACTTTCACCAGAACTCAGACTTTACCTAACAAAGACAAG TCTTCAGTACATGCTTCTCTTCATGTGCCATAG
- the LOC123958205 gene encoding protocadherin gamma-B2-like: MGDKGFSALRPVLCFASFIVTLHLVNGDLSYSIPEEMKRDSVIGNIAKDLGLDLRTLSSRKVRVDFEGTRKRYCDINLSTGDLITSEIIDRESLCGKKPSCVLKVDLVLENPLELHRLSLHIQDVNDNSPKFKKNLIEMEIRESSEKGNRFSIEEAHDADIGQNAIQRYNLQKNDNFILAVDSNKVELVLENKLDREKQRELNLLLAALDGGSPQRSGTVVIHVTVLDANDNAPVFNQAVYKTSLPENSPPDTIVISVSATDADEGVNGDVTYDFGHVSDEDINVFSIDPKTGEIRVTGVIDFEEISSFEMRVQAKDGLGLTSYAKVIIDVTDINDNAPVIYLKSLSDPIPENASPGTEVGIINVQDRDSESNGQVRCSIQQNAPFKLVPSIKNYYSLVTTGQLDRELVSDYNITITATDEGSPPLSSSKTVQLSVADINDNPPVFEEQSYSAYVTENNKPGSTLCSVSARDPDWRQLFTIGVHSGEIRTQRDISESDSMKQNLIVAVKDNGQPSLSATCSMYLLISDNLAEVPELKDISYDEKNSKLTSYLIIALVSVSTFFLTFIIIILGVRFCRRRKPRLLFDGAVAIPSAYLPPNYADVDGTGTLRSTYNYDAYLTTGSRTSDFKFVSSYNDNTLPADQTLRKSPTDFADPFEDLEESVEVGTF; this comes from the exons ATGGGAGACAAAGGATTTTCAGCGCTTCGTCCGGTTCTCTGCTTCGCTTCCTTTATTGTAACGCTGCACCTCGTTAATGGAGATCTGAGTTATTCTATTCCAGAAGAGATGAAACGCGACTCTGTTATTGGAAATATAGCCAAGGATCTCGGTCTGGATCTGAGGACCTTATCTTCACGAAAGGTCCGTGTTGATTTTGAGGGAACTCGTAAGCGGTACTGTGATATCAATCTGAGTACCGGAGATTTGATCACATCAGAAATAATTGACAGAGAAAGCCTTTGTGGAAAGAAACCGTCGTGTGTTTTAAAAGTGGATCTGGTGTTAGAGAATCCTCTGGAGCTTCATCGACTAAGTCTTCATATTCAAGATGTAAATGACAACTCTCCGAAATTCAAAAAGAATCTCATTGAAATGGAAATAAGAGAGTCTTCTGAAAAGGGCAACCGCTTCTCTATCGAGGAGGCCCATGACGCAGATATAGGTCAAAATGCTATTCAAAGGTACAACCTTCAAAAGAATGACAACTTCATTCTCGCTGTTGACAGCAACAaggttgagctggtactggagAATAAACTCGAtcgagagaaacaaagagagttGAATTTGCTTCTCGCAGCATTAGATGGTGGCTCTCCTCAGAGATCAGGTACTGTAGTCATACACGTCACTGTGTTAGATGCTAATGATAACGCCCCAGTGTTCAACCAGGCCGTTTATAAAACCAGTCTGCCTGAAAACTCTCCTCCAGATACCATAGTGATTAGTGTTAGTGCTACAGACGCAGATGAAGGAGTGAATGGAGATGTGACATATGACTTCGGCCATGTATCTGATGaagatataaatgtattttctattgATCCTAAAACCGGAGAAATTAGAGTAACTGGTGTGATTGACTTTGAAGAAATTAGTTCTTTTGAAATGAGAGTGCAAGCTAAAGATGGTTTAGGGCTAACCTCTTACGCCAAAGTTATAATAGATGTTACTGATATAAATGACAACGCCCCGgtgatatatttaaaatcacTCTCTGACCCCATACCTGAGAACGCGTCACCTGGTACAGAGGTGGGCATCATTAACGTGCAGGACAGAGACTCTGAGAGTAACGGACAGGTCCGCTGCTCCATTCAGCAAAACGCCCCCTTTAAGTTGGTTCCTTCTATTAAAAACTATTATTCTCTGGTGACCACAGGACAACTGGACCGTGAACTAGTGTCTGATTACAACATTACAATCACCGCCACTGACGAGGGCTCTCCACCTCTGTCCTCCTCTAAAACTGTTCAGTTATCTGTAGCAGACATCAACGACAACCCACCGGTGTTTGAGGAACAGTCCTACAGCGCATATGTgactgaaaataacaaacctggcTCCACTTTATGTTCCGTTAGTGCTCGAGACCCCGACTGGAGACAA CTTTTCACTATCGGTGTCCACAGCGGAGAGATCAGGACCCAGCGGGACATTTCTGAGTCTGACAGCATGAAACAGAACCTTATTGTGGCAGTGAAAGATAACGGacagccctctctctctgccacctGCTCCATGTATTTACTTATTTCTGATAACTTGGCTGAGGTGCCAGAACTGAAGGACATTTCTTATGATGAGAAGAACTCCAAGCTGACGTCATACCTGATCATCGCGCTGGTGTCTGTGTCCACCTTTTTCCTGACCTTCATTATCATCATCCTGGGTGTGAGGTTTTGTCGCAGGAGAAAGCCCAGACTGTTGTTTGATGGAGCAGTCGCCATCCCCAGCGCTTATCTCCCTCCTAATTACGCAGATGTTGACGGCACAGGAACTTTACGCAGCACTTACAATTATGACGCCTACCTGACAACGGGTTCTAGGACCAGCGACTTTAAGTTCGTGTCATCTTACAATGACAACACACTGCCTGCTGACCAGACTCTGAGGAAAAGTCCGACTGACTTTGCTGATCCCTTCGAAGATTTAGAGGAGTCTGTAGAGGTAGGAACCTTTTAA